GCTTCGGCGTCGATGATGACGCAGGCCGTGAAGGGCAAAACTCGTGAAGAGGCCGACAAGCTTTTTGACGAATTTCACCGTATGGTCACGGGCGAGCTTGATATTGAATCTGACGAAAATCACCTCGGCAAGCTGCGGGCGTTCGCCGGAGTGCTCGAATTCCCGGCGCGTGTCAAATGCGCCAGCTTGAGCTGGCATACTCTCACCGCCGCTCTGCACGATTCCGGCG
This sequence is a window from Acidobacteriota bacterium. Protein-coding genes within it:
- a CDS encoding SUF system NifU family Fe-S cluster assembly protein; the encoded protein is MSELNELYQETILEHNKNPRNFREIDDADKTAFGNNPLCGDALQVFVKMDGDTVADVAFKGSGCAISKASASMMTQAVKGKTREEADKLFDEFHRMVTGELDIESDENHLGKLRAFAGVLEFPARVKCASLSWHTLTAALHDSGEASTE